A window of the Budorcas taxicolor isolate Tak-1 chromosome 10, Takin1.1, whole genome shotgun sequence genome harbors these coding sequences:
- the LOC128054333 gene encoding 14-3-3 protein zeta/delta-like gives MDKNELVQKAKLAEQAERYDDMAACMKSVTEQGAELSNEERSLLSAAYKNVVGARRSSWRVVSSIEQKTEGAEKKQQMSREYREKIDTELRDICNDVPSLLEKFLIPNASQAEGKDFYLKMKGDCYRCLAEVVAGDDKKGIVDQSQQAYQAAFEISKKEMQPTHPIRLGLALNFSVFYYEILNSPEKACSLAKTAFDEAIAELDTLSEESYKDSMLIMQLLRDNLTLWTSDTQGDEAEAGEGGEN, from the coding sequence ATGGATAAAAACGAGCTGGTACAGAAGGCCAAACTGGCCGAGCAGGCTGAGCGATATGACGACATGGCAGCCTGCATGAAGTCTGTAACTGAGCAAGGAGCTGAATTATCCAATGAGGAGAGGAGTCTTCTCTCAGCTGCTTATAAAAATGTTGTAGGAGCCCGTAGGTCATCTTGGAGGGTCGTCTCCAGTATTGAGCAAAAGACGGAAGGTGCTGAGAAAAAACAGCAGATGTCTCGAGaatacagagagaaaatagaTACTGAGCTAAGAGACATCTGCAATGATGTACCGTCTCTTTTGGAAAAGTTCTTGATCCCCAACGCTTCGCAAGCAGAGGGCAAAGACttctatttgaaaatgaaaggagaCTGCTACCGCTGCTTGGCTGAAGTTGTGGCTGGTGATGACAAGAAAGGGATTGTGGATCAGTCACAGCAAGCATACCAAGCAGCTTTTGAAATCAGCAAAAAGGAAATGCAACCAACACATCCTATCAGACTGGGTCTGGCCCTTAACTTCTCTGTGTTCTATTATGAGATTCTGAACTCCCCTGAGAAAGCCTGCTCTCTTGCAAAGACAGCATTTGATGAAGCCATTGCTGAACTTGATACATTAAGTGAAGAGTCATACAAAGACAGCATGCTAATAATGCAGTTGCTGAGAGATAACTTGACATTGTGGACATCAGATACCCAAGGAGATGAAGCtgaagcaggagaaggaggggaaaatTAA